From Vicugna pacos chromosome 6, VicPac4, whole genome shotgun sequence, a single genomic window includes:
- the LOC102534147 gene encoding transmembrane and coiled-coil domain-containing protein 5B-like isoform X3 → MGESGQDPLDDVQEMMEIPKLEATKQNLDYLNSDLEKDLQRLDKANLVLLRKIQEKEETVQSLEREVFLSVGKAREREELIHILSEKEEALRGLEVETAKLEKKKEMLSRNVVEVQKEISRRFKNVGLDKETLKQMLAELKVRLQQSTESCANQEKELVKVESDYQSVYQLCEDQAHYIKKYQEILRQMEKEKEVLLLEKEVFKAQNDSSQIVKPGSILVETIQSNMEKTIIKKQKRIFWYRHFKYLVFMVMIFIRLLGYMLFYLQYINPDLLVDALPMVMSRDTLKRLRDVLFPFLTLEVEEVLPH, encoded by the exons ATGGGAGAATCTGGACAGGACCCATTGGATGATGT GCAGGAGATGATGGAAATACCGAAATTAGAAGCCACAAAACAGAACCTCGACTACCTTAACTCAGACCTTGAAAAGGACCTGCAGAGACTGGATAAGGCAAATCTGGTTCTTCTcagaaaaattcaagaaaaagaagaaacagttcAGAG TCTGGAAAGGGAGGTTTTCCTGTCAGTTGGAAAagccagagagagggaggagctgATCCACATCCTATCTGAGAAGGAAGAAGCCCTAAGGGGTCTGGAAGTAGAGACAGCAAAGCTG gaaaaaaagaaggagatgCTGAGCAGGAATGTGGTGGAGGTTCAAAAGGAG ATTTCAAGAAGATTCAAGAATGTTGGCCTTGATAAAGAAACCCTAAAGCAGATGTTGGCAGAATTAAAG GTGAGACTACAACAGTCTACAGAGTCCTGTGCAAATCAAGAGAAGGAACTAGTCAAG gtAGAGAGTGACTACCAATCTGTGTACCAGCTCTGCGAAGACCAGGCGCACTACATAAAG AAATACCAGGAAATTCTGAGGcagatggaaaaggaaaaggaggtgCTGCTTCTTGAAAAAGAAGT ATTCAAAGCCCAGAACGACTCTTCCCAAATAGTGAAACCTGGGTCAATTCTGGTGGAGACCATCCAAAGCAACATG GAGAAGACCATCattaagaaacagaagagaatCTTTTGGTACAG GCATTTCAAGTATCTCGTCTTCATGGTCATGATCTTCATTAGGCTGCTGGGTTACATGCTTTTCTACCTGCAGTACATAAACCCAGACCTCCTTGTGGATGCCCTGCCCATGGTAATGAGCAGAGATACCTTGAAGAGGCTGAGGGACGTCTTATTTCCCTTCCTCACTCTGGAGGTGGAAGAAGTTCTACCACATTAG
- the LOC102534147 gene encoding transmembrane and coiled-coil domain-containing protein 5B-like isoform X1 produces the protein MLLFLLPFQDQPSHNIQRRPTMGESGQDPLDDVQEMMEIPKLEATKQNLDYLNSDLEKDLQRLDKANLVLLRKIQEKEETVQSLEREVFLSVGKAREREELIHILSEKEEALRGLEVETAKLEKKKEMLSRNVVEVQKEISRRFKNVGLDKETLKQMLAELKVRLQQSTESCANQEKELVKVESDYQSVYQLCEDQAHYIKKYQEILRQMEKEKEVLLLEKEVFKAQNDSSQIVKPGSILVETIQSNMEKTIIKKQKRIFWYRHFKYLVFMVMIFIRLLGYMLFYLQYINPDLLVDALPMVMSRDTLKRLRDVLFPFLTLEVEEVLPH, from the exons ATGCTGCTGTTTCTGCTCCCATTTCAGGATCAACCCAGCCATAATATCCAGAG GAGACCTACCATGGGAGAATCTGGACAGGACCCATTGGATGATGT GCAGGAGATGATGGAAATACCGAAATTAGAAGCCACAAAACAGAACCTCGACTACCTTAACTCAGACCTTGAAAAGGACCTGCAGAGACTGGATAAGGCAAATCTGGTTCTTCTcagaaaaattcaagaaaaagaagaaacagttcAGAG TCTGGAAAGGGAGGTTTTCCTGTCAGTTGGAAAagccagagagagggaggagctgATCCACATCCTATCTGAGAAGGAAGAAGCCCTAAGGGGTCTGGAAGTAGAGACAGCAAAGCTG gaaaaaaagaaggagatgCTGAGCAGGAATGTGGTGGAGGTTCAAAAGGAG ATTTCAAGAAGATTCAAGAATGTTGGCCTTGATAAAGAAACCCTAAAGCAGATGTTGGCAGAATTAAAG GTGAGACTACAACAGTCTACAGAGTCCTGTGCAAATCAAGAGAAGGAACTAGTCAAG gtAGAGAGTGACTACCAATCTGTGTACCAGCTCTGCGAAGACCAGGCGCACTACATAAAG AAATACCAGGAAATTCTGAGGcagatggaaaaggaaaaggaggtgCTGCTTCTTGAAAAAGAAGT ATTCAAAGCCCAGAACGACTCTTCCCAAATAGTGAAACCTGGGTCAATTCTGGTGGAGACCATCCAAAGCAACATG GAGAAGACCATCattaagaaacagaagagaatCTTTTGGTACAG GCATTTCAAGTATCTCGTCTTCATGGTCATGATCTTCATTAGGCTGCTGGGTTACATGCTTTTCTACCTGCAGTACATAAACCCAGACCTCCTTGTGGATGCCCTGCCCATGGTAATGAGCAGAGATACCTTGAAGAGGCTGAGGGACGTCTTATTTCCCTTCCTCACTCTGGAGGTGGAAGAAGTTCTACCACATTAG
- the LOC102534147 gene encoding transmembrane and coiled-coil domain-containing protein 5B-like isoform X2 produces MLLFLLPFQDQPSHNIQRRPTMGESGQDPLDDVQEMMEIPKLEATKQNLDYLNSDLEKDLQRLDKANLVLLRKIQEKEETVQSLEREVFLSVGKAREREELIHILSEKEEALRGLEVETAKLEKKKEMLSRNVVEVQKEISRRFKNVGLDKETLKQMLAELKVESDYQSVYQLCEDQAHYIKKYQEILRQMEKEKEVLLLEKEVFKAQNDSSQIVKPGSILVETIQSNMEKTIIKKQKRIFWYRHFKYLVFMVMIFIRLLGYMLFYLQYINPDLLVDALPMVMSRDTLKRLRDVLFPFLTLEVEEVLPH; encoded by the exons ATGCTGCTGTTTCTGCTCCCATTTCAGGATCAACCCAGCCATAATATCCAGAG GAGACCTACCATGGGAGAATCTGGACAGGACCCATTGGATGATGT GCAGGAGATGATGGAAATACCGAAATTAGAAGCCACAAAACAGAACCTCGACTACCTTAACTCAGACCTTGAAAAGGACCTGCAGAGACTGGATAAGGCAAATCTGGTTCTTCTcagaaaaattcaagaaaaagaagaaacagttcAGAG TCTGGAAAGGGAGGTTTTCCTGTCAGTTGGAAAagccagagagagggaggagctgATCCACATCCTATCTGAGAAGGAAGAAGCCCTAAGGGGTCTGGAAGTAGAGACAGCAAAGCTG gaaaaaaagaaggagatgCTGAGCAGGAATGTGGTGGAGGTTCAAAAGGAG ATTTCAAGAAGATTCAAGAATGTTGGCCTTGATAAAGAAACCCTAAAGCAGATGTTGGCAGAATTAAAG gtAGAGAGTGACTACCAATCTGTGTACCAGCTCTGCGAAGACCAGGCGCACTACATAAAG AAATACCAGGAAATTCTGAGGcagatggaaaaggaaaaggaggtgCTGCTTCTTGAAAAAGAAGT ATTCAAAGCCCAGAACGACTCTTCCCAAATAGTGAAACCTGGGTCAATTCTGGTGGAGACCATCCAAAGCAACATG GAGAAGACCATCattaagaaacagaagagaatCTTTTGGTACAG GCATTTCAAGTATCTCGTCTTCATGGTCATGATCTTCATTAGGCTGCTGGGTTACATGCTTTTCTACCTGCAGTACATAAACCCAGACCTCCTTGTGGATGCCCTGCCCATGGTAATGAGCAGAGATACCTTGAAGAGGCTGAGGGACGTCTTATTTCCCTTCCTCACTCTGGAGGTGGAAGAAGTTCTACCACATTAG